A single window of Chitinophagales bacterium DNA harbors:
- a CDS encoding T9SS type A sorting domain-containing protein, producing the protein MGKLLSIVLMALSINALGVIHQVGSTKNYVSPNALYLANVIQDGDTIEVDAETYIGSAALAVWQNNELLIKGVGGMPHLISNGSYIWGKGIWVLVGNDITVEHIEFSEAAVPDQNGAGIRLDGIGLTVRHCYFHDNENGILTSNPYDGDILIEFSEFSNNGYGDGFSHNLYIGHVNKLTFRFNYSHHAKIGHNLKSRANENYILYNRIMDEETGNSSRLIDLPNGGFAILLGNLLMQGQNAENNNLVGYGKEGLSNTAPHELYMANNTLLNKRTTSCIFLDINNETSNMEIFNNIFAGTGTTINGVSANLMNGNVIEANVSMLEFVDEPNFDYRLRTNSPAIDYGVMTNPVNGLSLIPDLIYEHPTNFMHRNTVNNIDAGAYEFNGVVSIEDTTPNIFAIYPNPTKGILKFNMERNFIKQIVVYNILGEMMTSTFYSNELDISFFAKGVYFVVIEGRQGENYHWQLVKE; encoded by the coding sequence ATGGGCAAACTACTATCGATAGTTTTGATGGCATTGAGTATAAATGCCTTAGGGGTGATTCATCAAGTTGGATCTACCAAAAACTATGTTTCGCCAAATGCACTCTATTTGGCCAATGTTATTCAAGACGGGGATACCATTGAAGTAGATGCCGAAACCTATATAGGTTCAGCAGCGTTGGCGGTTTGGCAAAACAACGAACTCTTAATCAAAGGAGTAGGAGGAATGCCACATTTAATCTCAAATGGAAGTTATATTTGGGGAAAAGGAATTTGGGTGTTGGTAGGGAATGATATTACCGTTGAACACATCGAATTTTCGGAAGCCGCTGTGCCTGACCAAAATGGTGCAGGAATCCGACTCGATGGAATAGGCTTGACAGTTCGGCATTGTTATTTTCATGACAACGAAAATGGTATTTTAACCTCCAATCCTTATGATGGAGACATCTTGATTGAGTTTTCTGAATTTTCCAACAATGGCTATGGAGATGGTTTTAGCCATAATTTATACATTGGACACGTCAATAAACTGACCTTTCGCTTCAATTATTCTCACCATGCCAAAATCGGACACAATCTAAAATCAAGAGCTAATGAGAATTACATTCTTTACAACCGTATTATGGACGAAGAAACGGGCAATTCGAGTCGGTTGATAGATTTGCCGAATGGAGGTTTTGCCATTCTTTTAGGAAACTTGTTGATGCAGGGTCAAAATGCAGAAAACAACAATTTGGTGGGGTATGGAAAAGAGGGGCTGTCAAATACTGCGCCGCATGAATTGTATATGGCAAATAATACACTCTTGAACAAAAGAACTACCTCTTGTATCTTCTTGGACATCAACAATGAGACAAGCAATATGGAGATTTTTAACAATATTTTTGCAGGTACAGGAACTACTATCAATGGCGTATCAGCAAATCTTATGAATGGGAATGTTATCGAAGCCAATGTTTCTATGCTGGAATTTGTGGATGAACCTAATTTTGATTACCGCCTTAGAACAAACTCTCCTGCAATAGATTATGGTGTAATGACAAATCCTGTTAATGGCCTTTCACTTATTCCAGACCTGATTTATGAACACCCAACCAATTTCATGCATCGAAATACTGTAAATAACATAGACGCAGGAGCTTATGAGTTTAATGGAGTTGTATCTATTGAAGATACCACACCCAATATTTTCGCCATCTATCCCAATCCAACCAAAGGCATATTGAAGTTCAATATGGAGAGAAACTTTATCAAACAGATTGTAGTTTACAATATTTTAGGAGAAATGATGACTTCTACCTTCTATTCCAATGAATTGGACATAAGTTTTTTCGCCAAAGGAGTTTATTTTGTGGTCATTGAAGGAAGGCAAGGGGAAAATTACCATTGGCAGTTGGTGAAAGAATAG
- the lpxK gene encoding tetraacyldisaccharide 4'-kinase: MEKISVFRWLLFPITFLYGVIGWLRNKLYDWNILKSTSFEGVRLIGVGNLSSGGTGKTPHVEYLVRQLKDTYNVAVVSRGYKRKTKGFVLADAKSTALEIGDEPMQMYRKFAKDGVEVAVGEKRVKAVRKLLQLKPDIEVIVLDDVFQHRAIAVDTLILLTDFNHLFTEDYVLPMGSLREFQRGYQRADMIVVTKCPKRLNALEKLEIIAAIYPLPHQKLTFSFLKYQQPYAFVDKSVKLNWKRKKVDAVLVVCGIAKPERVVEYVLALPKMNSWATDGEDKLETLFFDDHHDFSVADLEQIRTKFEALAAKYEHAIILTTEKDAVRLELWQKELEEMELLGRIFVLGVEVGFWDREGLF; this comes from the coding sequence ATGGAAAAAATAAGTGTATTTCGTTGGTTGTTATTCCCAATTACTTTTCTGTATGGTGTAATAGGTTGGTTAAGAAATAAACTCTATGACTGGAATATATTGAAATCAACATCTTTCGAAGGAGTTCGGTTGATAGGTGTGGGGAATCTAAGTAGTGGCGGAACGGGTAAAACGCCTCATGTGGAGTATTTGGTGCGGCAGTTGAAGGATACTTATAATGTGGCGGTGGTTAGTCGGGGTTATAAACGAAAAACAAAGGGCTTTGTCTTGGCGGATGCAAAATCTACGGCTTTGGAGATTGGGGATGAACCGATGCAGATGTATCGAAAATTTGCAAAAGATGGTGTTGAAGTGGCGGTAGGTGAAAAACGGGTGAAGGCAGTTCGTAAATTGCTGCAATTGAAGCCTGATATTGAAGTGATTGTGTTGGACGATGTTTTTCAACACCGTGCGATTGCAGTAGATACACTGATTTTATTGACCGATTTTAATCACCTTTTTACGGAGGATTATGTGTTGCCAATGGGTAGTTTACGGGAGTTTCAGAGGGGATATCAACGGGCTGATATGATTGTGGTAACGAAGTGTCCTAAACGTTTGAATGCTCTTGAAAAACTCGAAATCATTGCTGCTATTTATCCTCTGCCTCATCAAAAACTCACCTTTTCCTTTTTGAAATACCAACAGCCCTACGCTTTTGTGGATAAATCGGTCAAATTGAACTGGAAGAGAAAGAAAGTTGATGCGGTTTTGGTGGTCTGTGGAATTGCAAAACCTGAACGAGTTGTGGAATATGTTTTGGCTCTCCCTAAAATGAATTCGTGGGCTACGGATGGGGAAGATAAATTAGAGACTCTGTTTTTTGACGATCATCATGATTTTTCGGTGGCGGATTTGGAGCAGATTAGGACAAAATTTGAAGCATTGGCAGCAAAATATGAACATGCCATTATTTTGACTACTGAAAAGGATGCCGTGCGTTTGGAGTTGTGGCAGAAGGAATTGGAGGAAATGGAATTGTTGGGGAGGATTTTTGTTTTGGGAGTAGAGGTTGGTTTTTGGGATAGAGAGGGGCTTTTTTGA